The proteins below are encoded in one region of Acidimicrobiales bacterium:
- a CDS encoding ATPase, T2SS/T4P/T4SS family — MADAIFVKRHRGPSGYHSEVFHDDEHVLRTLTKILDDAGAAHRKLDPTEGLQDAQLDDGARLHIVHSDVSRGGHVMVNIRRFTGVPFRHLGELVERDMLSAQVAAFLRACVRARQSIVVSGAPGSGKTTLMSCCTAELDPSLRVVVAEEVFEADVPLPNVASMQTRAARADRPAVDLRRLVAGFLRMAPDVAIVGEVRDREALPLLLTLSSGVKGFTTIHAGSARQALSRLRFICQLADAASQLPMAALNALVSEAVDVVVHCVRSGDAVRVTEVVAVEDLAGGPDATQFTVTEVFKRPRFDEPLAWTGHLPVRLGRALTEAGVDVRALLDG, encoded by the coding sequence ATGGCGGACGCCATCTTCGTCAAGCGCCACCGGGGGCCGAGCGGCTACCACTCCGAGGTCTTCCACGACGACGAGCACGTGCTGCGGACGCTCACGAAGATCCTCGACGACGCCGGTGCCGCCCACCGCAAGCTCGACCCGACCGAGGGCCTCCAGGACGCCCAGCTCGACGACGGGGCCCGCCTCCACATCGTCCACTCCGACGTCAGCCGGGGCGGGCACGTCATGGTCAACATCCGGCGGTTCACCGGCGTGCCGTTCCGCCACCTCGGCGAGCTGGTCGAGCGGGACATGCTGTCGGCGCAGGTGGCGGCGTTCCTGCGGGCGTGCGTGCGGGCCCGGCAGTCGATCGTCGTCTCCGGGGCGCCAGGGTCCGGCAAGACGACGCTCATGTCCTGCTGCACGGCCGAGCTCGACCCGTCCCTGCGGGTCGTGGTCGCCGAGGAGGTGTTCGAGGCGGACGTCCCGCTCCCGAACGTGGCGTCGATGCAGACGCGGGCGGCCCGGGCGGACCGGCCCGCGGTCGACCTGCGGCGCCTCGTCGCCGGGTTCCTGCGGATGGCGCCCGACGTCGCCATCGTCGGCGAGGTGCGGGACCGGGAGGCGCTCCCGCTCCTGCTGACCCTGTCGTCGGGGGTGAAGGGGTTCACCACGATCCACGCCGGGTCGGCCCGCCAGGCGCTCAGCCGCCTGCGGTTCATCTGCCAGCTGGCCGACGCCGCCTCCCAGCTGCCGATGGCGGCGCTGAACGCGCTGGTGAGCGAGGCCGTCGACGTGGTCGTCCACTGCGTCCGCTCGGGCGACGCCGTGCGGGTGACCGAGGTGGTCGCCGTCGAGGACCTGGCCGGCGGGCCGGACGCCACCCAGTTCACGGTCACGGAGGTGTTCAAGCGGCCCCGCTTCGACGAGCCCCTCGCCTGGACCGGCCACCTGCCCGTGCGCCTCGGCCGGGCGCTGACCGAGGCCGGCGTCGACGTCCGCGCCCTCCTCGACGGA
- a CDS encoding DUF1353 domain-containing protein — MGFAPGTTVDVRENGRCAGQWEVLRPITYHGARQTFVVPGGSCTDFASVPRVLVWLIPRYGRWTPAAILHDHLWRVEVPAGTITRPEADGIFRRAMRELGVPFLKRWLMWAAVRIAAFTKPGGRERWLRDSWQVLPLLAVGLPVAVPPALVILVCQAAFYVAEHVVYVPLAVARRLRPPGEAKQVNRPRFDLTTD, encoded by the coding sequence GTGGGCTTCGCTCCCGGCACGACCGTCGATGTCCGCGAGAACGGCCGGTGCGCCGGCCAGTGGGAAGTCTTGCGGCCGATCACCTACCACGGCGCCCGCCAGACCTTCGTCGTCCCCGGCGGGAGCTGCACCGACTTCGCCTCCGTGCCTCGGGTGCTCGTGTGGCTGATCCCCCGGTACGGCCGCTGGACGCCGGCCGCCATCCTCCACGACCACCTCTGGCGGGTCGAGGTGCCAGCCGGGACGATCACCCGGCCCGAGGCCGACGGTATCTTCCGGCGCGCCATGCGGGAGCTGGGCGTGCCGTTCTTGAAGCGGTGGCTCATGTGGGCCGCCGTCCGGATCGCCGCCTTCACCAAGCCGGGCGGCCGTGAGCGGTGGCTGCGCGACTCCTGGCAGGTGCTCCCGCTGCTCGCCGTCGGCCTACCCGTCGCCGTCCCGCCGGCCCTCGTGATCCTCGTCTGCCAGGCCGCCTTCTACGTGGCCGAGCACGTCGTGTACGTGCCCCTCGCCGTCGCTCGCCGGCTGCGGCCGCCCGGCGAGGCGAAGCAGGTCAACCGCCCCCGCTTCGACCTGACGACCGACTAG